Proteins encoded within one genomic window of Brachybacterium sp. P6-10-X1:
- a CDS encoding site-specific integrase: MKKALLTIEDSQGGELTPSTTLRQLGQRFLAHKRDLERSDGTIETYGYAVTAHITPRLGDLTVVEAKPDRLQKFLNTVHKESGPGAAKNCRSTLSGMMALAVSNGAAPRNPVRDIARISQAKGKRGSSAIEPQDLPDLLKKLRAAPSLIEQDTVELFEFMLASGWRVGEVCALDIGSIDFDAETAEVEATNVRVTGRGIVRQLVPKTESAWRVTPLPRPTMDLLRRRHKRLKDDTTLLFPTVLMRLRDPSNTQRELRDIRESIGFPKLSTHTFRKTAATMLDRADMSAAEIAAYLGHANPSMTQDVYMNTLKGDTRAGSVMQEQLSDLI, encoded by the coding sequence TTGAAGAAGGCGCTGCTGACCATCGAGGACAGCCAGGGAGGTGAATTGACGCCCTCGACGACGCTGCGGCAACTCGGTCAGCGGTTCCTCGCTCACAAGCGCGACCTCGAGCGGTCCGATGGCACCATCGAGACCTACGGCTACGCCGTGACCGCGCACATCACCCCGCGCCTGGGTGACCTCACCGTCGTCGAGGCCAAGCCGGACCGTCTGCAGAAGTTCCTCAACACCGTCCACAAGGAGTCAGGTCCAGGGGCGGCGAAGAACTGCCGGTCGACGCTGAGCGGGATGATGGCGCTGGCCGTGAGCAACGGTGCGGCCCCGCGCAATCCGGTCCGTGACATTGCGCGGATCAGTCAGGCGAAGGGCAAGAGGGGCTCCTCGGCGATCGAGCCGCAAGATCTGCCGGATCTCCTGAAGAAGCTGCGCGCCGCGCCATCGCTGATCGAGCAGGACACCGTCGAGTTATTCGAGTTCATGTTGGCCTCCGGTTGGCGCGTCGGGGAGGTCTGTGCGCTCGACATCGGCTCCATCGACTTTGACGCCGAGACTGCCGAGGTCGAAGCGACAAACGTTCGCGTGACGGGTCGGGGGATCGTCCGGCAGTTGGTGCCGAAGACCGAGTCGGCCTGGCGCGTCACCCCGCTTCCTCGGCCGACAATGGACCTCTTGCGTCGTCGCCACAAGAGGTTGAAGGACGACACAACCCTACTGTTCCCGACCGTGCTCATGCGCCTGCGCGACCCGTCGAACACGCAGCGCGAGCTGCGCGACATCCGCGAGTCGATCGGGTTCCCAAAGCTGTCGACGCACACGTTCCGCAAGACTGCCGCGACGATGCTGGATCGAGCCGACATGAGCGCGGCGGAGATCGCCGCCTACCTGGGCCACGCAAACCCGTCGATGACCCAGGACGTCTACATGAACACCCTCAAGGGGGACACGCGGGCAGGCTCGGTCATGCAGGAACAGCTGTCCGACTTGATCTGA
- a CDS encoding AlpA family transcriptional regulator, with translation MNENSRGALLDVKELSALTGMSVSTIYRKRSLGEPLPRALKIGTAVRWRRADVDAWLEAQLEPAGASN, from the coding sequence ATGAACGAGAACTCACGAGGCGCACTGCTCGACGTGAAGGAGCTGTCCGCGCTCACTGGTATGTCTGTGTCGACGATCTACCGCAAGCGTTCCCTCGGCGAGCCTCTGCCGCGGGCACTGAAGATCGGCACTGCTGTCCGCTGGAGGCGGGCGGACGTCGACGCCTGGCTCGAGGCACAGCTCGAGCCCGCGGGCGCGAGCAATTGA
- a CDS encoding low temperature requirement protein A: protein MTTVPLARIGHRRSEVGPVELFFDLVYVFAIIQLSHLLIEHLSWEGAAQTIVVFAAVWWGWNYTAWAMNWLDPSRTPVQLLSGVLMLAALGMSIAIPSAFGDGAWLFVGCYLFMGLLRPMFMMITYRGHQLAANYRMLLLWTLLAGMFWVLGAALPLEWRLGLWLIAVLIDYAAPLAHYRIPGIGAAPMHQWDTDAEHLAERNRLVFIIALGESILLMGGSIVSHGQLTPGLALSLIVGFASLFVLWWNYFALAGPDTHGGDSSTGALRSAYAYAHAFMVLGAILVAVSIELRLSHDHLTPAIVLVTAAGPLVYLAGNLLFLRSRFGRLARSRFIAAAVLVGIMIAAMLLIDHLPVIALSVAVLSVTAILAAHTAYTTSKQSALDNRR from the coding sequence ATGACTACCGTCCCGCTCGCCCGCATCGGGCACCGTCGATCCGAGGTCGGCCCCGTCGAGCTCTTCTTCGACCTGGTCTACGTCTTCGCCATCATCCAACTCTCGCACCTGCTCATCGAGCACCTCTCCTGGGAGGGCGCTGCCCAGACCATCGTGGTGTTCGCCGCGGTGTGGTGGGGCTGGAACTACACCGCCTGGGCGATGAACTGGCTGGATCCGAGCCGCACCCCAGTGCAGCTGCTCTCCGGGGTGCTCATGCTCGCCGCACTGGGCATGTCGATCGCTATACCCAGCGCCTTCGGCGACGGAGCCTGGCTCTTCGTCGGGTGCTACCTGTTCATGGGCCTCCTCCGTCCTATGTTCATGATGATCACCTACCGCGGCCACCAGCTCGCAGCCAACTACCGCATGCTGCTGCTGTGGACCCTGCTGGCCGGCATGTTCTGGGTCCTCGGTGCGGCACTGCCCCTCGAGTGGCGGCTGGGTCTCTGGTTGATCGCGGTGCTCATCGACTACGCGGCCCCGCTCGCCCACTACCGGATCCCCGGTATCGGCGCAGCCCCCATGCACCAGTGGGACACCGACGCCGAGCACCTGGCCGAGCGCAACCGTCTCGTCTTCATCATCGCCCTGGGCGAGTCCATCCTGCTCATGGGCGGCAGCATCGTCTCCCACGGGCAGCTCACCCCCGGCCTCGCTCTGAGCTTGATCGTCGGCTTCGCGTCCCTGTTCGTGCTCTGGTGGAACTACTTCGCCCTCGCTGGCCCTGATACCCACGGCGGGGACTCGTCAACTGGGGCTCTCCGATCGGCCTACGCCTATGCGCATGCTTTTATGGTCTTGGGCGCGATCCTCGTCGCCGTCTCCATCGAGCTGCGGCTCTCCCACGACCACCTCACGCCCGCAATCGTTCTCGTGACGGCCGCAGGTCCGCTCGTATACCTGGCAGGGAACCTGCTGTTCCTCCGGTCCCGATTCGGACGCCTCGCACGGTCACGATTCATCGCAGCAGCCGTGCTGGTGGGGATCATGATCGCCGCGATGCTGCTGATCGATCACCTGCCGGTGATTGCGTTGAGCGTCGCTGTACTCTCCGTGACGGCTATTCTCGCCGCCCACACCGCGTACACGACATCGAAACAGTCGGCGCTCGATAACCGGCGATGA
- a CDS encoding nuclear transport factor 2 family protein gives MAAPTIPEPVASFITAVNDHDEQAFLDAFAPDGTVDDWGRDFTGREQIKTWSDKEFIGSRGTLAVEEVDIAASTITVIGDWRSNHANGRSKFVFDVDGDKLAKMTIREG, from the coding sequence ATGGCAGCACCCACCATCCCCGAACCCGTGGCCTCGTTCATCACCGCGGTCAACGACCACGACGAACAAGCCTTCCTCGACGCCTTCGCTCCTGACGGGACCGTCGACGACTGGGGCCGCGACTTCACTGGGCGCGAGCAGATCAAAACCTGGAGCGACAAGGAGTTCATCGGTTCGCGCGGCACCCTCGCGGTCGAGGAGGTCGACATCGCCGCTAGCACGATCACCGTCATCGGCGACTGGCGCTCCAACCACGCGAACGGCCGCTCGAAGTTCGTCTTCGACGTCGACGGCGACAAGCTCGCGAAGATGACGATCCGCGAAGGCTGA
- a CDS encoding SDR family oxidoreductase, whose amino-acid sequence MADHTLNGKNVLIAGGAKNLGGLVARQAAEAGANVAIHYNSDSSRADAEQTLAAVEAAGGKGAVFQGDLTVPANVAELFADAEAALGTIDVAVNTAGKVLRKPIVETTEDEYDSMFDINSKAAYFFIQEAGKNLADGGKIITIVTALLAAFTDGYSTYAGGKSPVEHFTRAAAKEFADRGISVTAIAPGPMDTPFFYGQETPERVEFHKSQGMGGQLTKIEDIAPIVRFLASEGWWITGQTIFANGGYTTR is encoded by the coding sequence ATGGCCGATCACACGCTCAACGGCAAGAACGTCCTGATCGCGGGCGGCGCGAAGAACCTCGGCGGGCTGGTCGCTCGTCAAGCAGCCGAGGCCGGCGCGAACGTCGCGATCCACTACAACTCCGACTCCAGTCGCGCGGACGCGGAGCAGACGCTGGCCGCCGTCGAAGCGGCTGGAGGCAAGGGCGCGGTGTTTCAGGGGGACCTCACGGTTCCGGCGAACGTGGCCGAACTGTTCGCCGACGCTGAGGCGGCTCTGGGGACGATCGATGTCGCGGTGAACACGGCGGGCAAGGTGCTGCGCAAGCCGATCGTGGAGACCACCGAGGACGAGTACGACTCGATGTTCGACATCAACTCCAAGGCCGCTTACTTCTTCATCCAGGAGGCCGGCAAGAACCTCGCCGACGGCGGCAAGATCATCACCATCGTCACCGCGCTGCTGGCCGCGTTCACCGACGGCTACTCCACCTACGCCGGAGGCAAGTCGCCGGTGGAGCACTTCACTCGCGCCGCGGCCAAGGAGTTCGCCGACCGAGGCATCTCCGTCACCGCGATCGCGCCCGGTCCGATGGACACGCCGTTCTTCTACGGCCAGGAGACCCCGGAGCGGGTCGAGTTCCACAAGTCGCAGGGTATGGGCGGTCAGCTCACGAAGATCGAGGACATCGCCCCGATCGTCCGCTTCCTCGCCTCCGAGGGCTGGTGGATCACCGGCCAGACGATCTTTGCCAACGGCGGCTACACCACCCGCTGA
- a CDS encoding TetR/AcrR family transcriptional regulator produces MTGAPTSDTRERLIAAAADFIAAAPGEEFSLRAVCDAVGVKMPTLYHFFGSKQGLIDAVIEHGFDLYLNEKSSMESSGDPIQDIRAGWDAHVAFGLANPGFYTLMYGKVRPGHSPEAQSRPSEILRALTARAAEQGRLLVPSEQAAAHILVTNIGVTLRQIILAAPDPALSQTVREGAISAITGKGTRANDSLTTAIELAAAQPDVLGRAETKLLIEWLGRLSRVEKLQ; encoded by the coding sequence ATGACAGGAGCACCGACAAGCGATACACGGGAGCGACTGATAGCGGCAGCCGCCGACTTCATCGCCGCCGCCCCCGGCGAGGAGTTCTCCCTGCGCGCGGTGTGCGACGCAGTCGGGGTGAAGATGCCGACGCTCTACCACTTCTTCGGCTCCAAGCAAGGGCTGATCGACGCTGTCATCGAGCACGGGTTCGACCTCTACCTGAACGAGAAGTCGTCGATGGAGTCCTCGGGCGATCCCATCCAGGACATCCGTGCCGGCTGGGATGCCCACGTCGCCTTCGGTCTGGCCAACCCCGGGTTCTACACTCTGATGTACGGGAAGGTCCGCCCTGGGCACTCCCCCGAGGCGCAGTCCCGTCCCAGCGAGATCCTGCGCGCGCTCACGGCGCGGGCCGCCGAACAGGGCAGGCTTCTGGTGCCCTCTGAGCAGGCTGCCGCGCACATCCTAGTGACCAACATCGGCGTCACCCTGCGCCAGATCATCCTGGCAGCGCCGGATCCTGCCCTGTCTCAAACTGTCCGTGAAGGCGCTATCTCGGCGATCACCGGCAAGGGAACACGAGCCAACGACTCGCTCACCACTGCCATCGAGCTCGCTGCAGCACAACCAGATGTCCTCGGCAGGGCGGAGACCAAGCTCCTCATCGAATGGCTCGGCCGGTTGAGCAGGGTTGAGAAGCTGCAGTAG
- a CDS encoding IS3 family transposase (programmed frameshift) has product MPAPYPQEFRDDVVRVARNREPGQKLAVIAKDFGISESCLTNWMRQADVEDGARPGKTREDSTELRDLRRRNRLLEQENEVLRRAAAYLSQANLPKKLYPLVSELATDGIPVAVSLRVLKLSRQPYYRWRKHQVTEAEVVEAYRANALLDAHRDDPEFGYRFLAGEAADAGEPMCERTAWRICRDNRWWSAFGKKRGKNRKRPGAPVHDDLVKRDFTADDVNELWLTDITEHWTDEGKLYLCAIKDVFSGRIVGYSISDRMKARLAVNALDNAISRRRDAAGCLVHSDRGSQFRSRKFVHALNRHHLIGSMGQVGAAGDNAAMESFFALLQKNVLDRKRWRTREELRIAIITWIERTYHRRRRQARLGRLTPIEYETIMNPTVSLAA; this is encoded by the exons ATGCCTGCTCCCTACCCCCAAGAGTTTCGAGACGACGTCGTCCGCGTCGCGAGGAACCGTGAACCTGGCCAGAAGCTCGCCGTGATCGCGAAGGACTTCGGGATCTCCGAATCCTGCCTGACGAACTGGATGCGCCAGGCCGACGTCGAAGACGGTGCCCGGCCCGGGAAGACCCGAGAAGACTCGACCGAACTACGTGATCTGCGGCGACGCAACCGGCTGCTCGAGCAGGAGAACGAGGTCCTGCGCCGCGCTGCCGCCTACCTTTCCCAGGCGAACCTGCCG AAAAAGCTCTACCCGCTCGTGAGCGAGCTCGCCACCGACGGGATCCCCGTCGCGGTGTCCTTGCGGGTCTTGAAGCTCTCCCGTCAGCCCTACTATCGCTGGCGGAAACATCAGGTCACGGAGGCGGAGGTGGTCGAGGCGTATCGCGCCAACGCCCTGCTGGACGCCCACCGCGACGATCCCGAGTTCGGCTACCGGTTCCTGGCCGGCGAAGCCGCAGATGCCGGCGAGCCAATGTGCGAACGGACCGCGTGGAGGATCTGCCGGGACAACCGGTGGTGGTCCGCATTTGGGAAGAAGCGCGGCAAGAACAGGAAGCGACCAGGCGCACCCGTCCACGATGACCTGGTCAAGCGGGACTTCACCGCCGACGACGTGAACGAACTCTGGCTAACAGACATCACTGAGCACTGGACCGACGAGGGCAAGCTCTACCTCTGCGCGATCAAGGACGTGTTCTCCGGCCGGATCGTCGGCTACTCGATCAGCGACCGGATGAAGGCCCGCCTCGCGGTCAACGCCCTGGACAACGCGATATCCAGGCGCCGCGACGCGGCCGGTTGCCTTGTCCACTCGGACCGTGGATCTCAGTTCAGGTCACGGAAGTTCGTGCACGCTCTGAACCGTCACCACCTCATCGGATCGATGGGCCAGGTCGGTGCTGCCGGTGATAACGCTGCAATGGAGTCGTTCTTCGCACTGCTCCAGAAGAACGTCCTGGATCGCAAACGGTGGCGGACCCGAGAAGAGCTCCGCATCGCGATCATCACCTGGATCGAGAGGACCTATCACCGACGTCGCCGGCAGGCCCGTCTGGGCCGATTGACCCCCATCGAATACGAGACCATCATGAACCCGACCGTCAGCCTGGCGGCCTAA
- a CDS encoding formate--tetrahydrofolate ligase has product MSAENPDLAIAQAATLRPIAEIAERAGIPADALVPYGSDKAKVDVRKMSAPASHGKLVLVSAMSPTPAGEGKSTTTVGLADSFTLRGLSTMVALREPALGPIMGIKGGATGGGYAQVVPMEDINLHFTGDFHAIQIANNTLAALIDNHIQQGNQLRIDPRRIQWKRVLDVNDRALRSIVVGLGGPTQGVPREDGFDIVVASEIMAILCLASDLADLEARVSRVVVGFTYDRSPVTVEDLGVAGAITMLLKDALLPNLVQTLGGTPALVHGGPFANIAHGCNSLAATQLALSLSEVTVTEAGFGSDLGAEKFLDIKARLGGLSPDGAVVVATVRALKMHGGVAKDDLASENVEAALAGTANLGRHVENLRKFGLEPVVAVNRFPTDTEAELQAVLDWARQQGFRAALSEVWAKGGEGGLAVADELLAAMEPADGSDGAGGQGGPHARRGGGTEGFHHLYDPADGIEESLRTLAREIYGADDVVFEDRAPAQLRMLKRNSWDQLPVCVAKTQYSLSDDPKLLGAPTGHVLHVRDLVPKIGAGFVVAMTGAIMTMPGLPKEPAATRMGVTDDGESVGLF; this is encoded by the coding sequence ATGTCTGCCGAGAACCCGGATCTGGCGATCGCCCAAGCAGCGACCCTGCGACCGATCGCCGAGATCGCCGAGAGGGCGGGGATCCCCGCCGACGCCCTGGTGCCCTACGGCTCCGACAAGGCGAAGGTCGACGTGCGGAAGATGTCTGCCCCCGCCTCGCACGGCAAGCTCGTGCTGGTCTCGGCCATGTCCCCGACCCCTGCGGGAGAGGGCAAGTCGACCACCACCGTGGGCCTTGCCGACTCGTTCACCCTCCGAGGGCTGAGCACGATGGTCGCGCTGCGCGAGCCGGCGCTCGGCCCGATCATGGGGATCAAGGGCGGCGCCACCGGCGGCGGCTACGCGCAGGTGGTCCCCATGGAGGACATCAACCTGCACTTCACCGGTGACTTCCACGCCATCCAGATCGCCAACAACACCCTCGCCGCCCTCATCGACAACCATATCCAGCAGGGCAATCAGCTCCGCATCGACCCCCGGCGCATTCAGTGGAAGCGTGTGCTCGACGTCAACGATCGCGCGCTGCGCTCGATCGTGGTCGGCCTCGGCGGACCCACCCAGGGCGTGCCCCGCGAGGACGGCTTCGACATCGTCGTCGCCTCCGAGATCATGGCGATCCTGTGTCTGGCCTCCGACCTCGCCGATCTCGAGGCCCGGGTCAGCCGGGTCGTGGTCGGCTTCACCTATGACCGCTCCCCCGTGACCGTCGAGGACCTCGGCGTCGCCGGGGCCATCACCATGCTGCTGAAGGACGCCCTGCTGCCGAACCTGGTCCAGACCCTCGGCGGCACCCCGGCACTCGTGCACGGCGGCCCCTTCGCGAACATCGCCCACGGCTGCAACTCGCTCGCGGCCACCCAGCTGGCGCTGTCGCTGTCCGAGGTCACCGTGACCGAGGCCGGTTTCGGCTCGGATCTCGGCGCCGAGAAGTTCCTGGACATCAAGGCGCGTCTGGGCGGCCTCTCCCCCGACGGCGCCGTCGTGGTCGCCACCGTGCGCGCCCTGAAGATGCACGGCGGCGTCGCCAAGGACGACCTCGCCTCCGAGAACGTCGAGGCCGCCCTGGCCGGCACCGCGAACCTCGGCCGGCACGTCGAGAACCTCCGCAAGTTCGGGCTCGAGCCCGTCGTGGCCGTGAACCGCTTCCCCACCGACACCGAGGCCGAGCTGCAGGCCGTGCTCGACTGGGCCCGGCAGCAGGGCTTCCGCGCCGCGCTCAGCGAGGTCTGGGCCAAGGGCGGCGAGGGCGGGCTCGCGGTGGCCGACGAACTGCTCGCGGCGATGGAGCCCGCCGACGGGAGCGACGGGGCCGGTGGTCAGGGAGGGCCTCACGCACGCCGCGGGGGCGGCACAGAGGGCTTCCACCACCTCTACGACCCCGCCGACGGGATCGAGGAGTCGCTGCGCACCCTGGCCCGGGAGATCTACGGGGCCGACGACGTCGTCTTCGAGGACCGGGCGCCCGCCCAGCTGCGGATGCTGAAGCGCAACAGCTGGGACCAGCTGCCGGTATGCGTGGCCAAGACCCAGTACTCCCTCTCCGACGACCCGAAGCTGCTGGGTGCGCCCACCGGACACGTGCTGCACGTGCGGGACCTGGTGCCGAAGATCGGGGCAGGCTTCGTCGTCGCCATGACCGGCGCGATCATGACCATGCCGGGGCTGCCGAAGGAACCGGCCGCGACCCGCATGGGCGTCACCGACGACGGGGAGTCGGTCGGGCTGTTCTGA
- the mnhG gene encoding monovalent cation/H(+) antiporter subunit G has protein sequence MSALDVAATVLIGIGLLLAVVAAIGLNRFDGVLMRLHAASKPQTLGLLLVFTGVSLHVGSWGLASFLVVVLLAQMTTVPVASIMVGRAAFRRGFVRGGDYAIDELSPRLATPSDDDDDEDGFIDEAGDDHEGMASDGEERFPENVVATTADAVTDHNWEEPEAGSADVDDGDIIDVDLEDETEREAEEIAERDPRP, from the coding sequence ATGAGCGCGCTCGACGTCGCCGCCACGGTGCTGATCGGCATCGGGCTGCTGCTCGCGGTGGTGGCCGCGATCGGCCTGAACCGCTTCGACGGGGTGCTGATGCGTCTGCACGCCGCCTCCAAGCCGCAGACCCTCGGCCTCCTGCTGGTCTTCACGGGGGTCAGCCTCCACGTGGGCTCGTGGGGCCTGGCCTCGTTCCTGGTGGTCGTGCTCCTGGCGCAGATGACCACCGTGCCGGTGGCGAGCATCATGGTGGGACGAGCCGCCTTCCGCCGCGGGTTCGTGCGCGGCGGCGACTACGCGATCGACGAGCTCAGCCCGCGCCTGGCGACCCCGTCGGACGACGATGACGACGAGGACGGCTTCATCGACGAGGCGGGCGACGACCACGAGGGGATGGCCTCCGACGGCGAGGAGCGGTTCCCCGAGAACGTCGTGGCCACCACGGCGGACGCGGTCACCGATCACAACTGGGAGGAACCGGAGGCAGGCTCCGCGGACGTGGACGACGGCGACATCATCGACGTCGATCTCGAGGACGAGACCGAGCGGGAGGCCGAGGAGATCGCCGAACGCGACCCGCGTCCTTGA
- a CDS encoding monovalent cation/H+ antiporter complex subunit F, with the protein MTPFDIVLVVGGGVLSLTALAVVYRMIVGPTILDRAVAIDSLVVLVVLGMALYAASAEAPWAGPAMLGLTGLAFIGTVTFARFVGREEPVPGRRLRRDGSATTTGPMESIHFQHLDPSREARSAEPVNEVDETLGTSQDSAHGFGAEEGTRGFEDEDPEHGVGAADDWRNTEEDREPGGELGFGDPDGTSPDGTATDGTEEHR; encoded by the coding sequence ATGACACCCTTCGACATCGTCCTGGTGGTCGGCGGCGGGGTGCTCAGCCTGACCGCGCTGGCTGTCGTCTACCGCATGATCGTCGGACCCACGATCCTCGACCGCGCCGTCGCGATCGACTCGCTGGTGGTCCTCGTCGTGCTCGGCATGGCGCTGTACGCGGCGTCGGCGGAGGCGCCGTGGGCGGGCCCGGCGATGCTCGGGCTGACCGGGCTGGCGTTCATCGGCACGGTCACCTTCGCCCGCTTCGTGGGACGCGAGGAGCCCGTGCCCGGGCGGCGCCTGCGCCGCGACGGATCGGCGACCACCACCGGGCCGATGGAATCCATCCACTTCCAGCACCTCGATCCGTCCCGGGAGGCCCGGTCGGCCGAGCCCGTCAACGAGGTCGACGAGACGCTGGGGACGTCCCAGGACTCCGCCCACGGCTTCGGTGCCGAGGAGGGCACACGCGGGTTCGAGGACGAGGATCCTGAGCACGGCGTGGGTGCCGCCGACGACTGGCGGAACACCGAGGAGGACCGGGAGCCCGGCGGCGAGCTCGGCTTCGGGGACCCGGACGGGACGAGTCCGGACGGGACGGCCACGGACGGGACGGAGGAGCATCGATGA
- a CDS encoding Na+/H+ antiporter subunit E encodes MTSKRLRDLRRSWLWIVLAVALWCLLWGGVDLKNVLGGTFVAVLVFVLFPMPPMGHELTVRPLWFARFLLRFMYDLCESALQVGWYAIRPGPQVPSSVIAVRMASRSDLFLTTTGVLCTLIPGSVVVEAQRATGTLFMHVIGAGTPDEVEAARRRVHAQEERLLWAVGNREVLEEAGLR; translated from the coding sequence ATGACGAGCAAGCGACTGCGCGACCTGCGCCGTTCCTGGCTGTGGATCGTCCTGGCCGTGGCCCTGTGGTGCCTGCTGTGGGGCGGGGTCGACCTCAAGAACGTCCTGGGCGGCACCTTCGTCGCGGTCCTCGTGTTCGTGCTGTTCCCGATGCCGCCGATGGGCCACGAGCTGACCGTTCGCCCGCTGTGGTTCGCGCGGTTCCTGCTGCGCTTCATGTACGACCTGTGCGAGTCCGCGCTGCAGGTGGGCTGGTACGCGATCCGTCCCGGGCCGCAGGTGCCCAGCTCCGTGATCGCGGTGCGGATGGCCTCGCGCTCGGACCTCTTCCTCACCACCACCGGGGTGCTGTGCACGCTGATCCCCGGCTCCGTGGTGGTCGAGGCGCAGCGCGCCACCGGCACCCTGTTCATGCACGTGATCGGGGCGGGCACGCCCGACGAGGTCGAGGCCGCCCGACGCCGGGTCCACGCCCAGGAGGAGCGGCTGCTGTGGGCCGTCGGCAACCGTGAGGTGCTCGAGGAGGCGGGTCTGCGATGA
- a CDS encoding Na+/H+ antiporter subunit D, giving the protein MSIELLLALPVMLPLGGAAASLLLRHHARIQMWLSILTLVAILVVALTMGWYVTQESVLVLQIGNWTPQLGIVLVADRLTALMLVVSSFVTLTVLIYSSAQTVDERVGRTPVAIYHPTYLALVAGVSMAFLAGDLFNLYVGFEVLLAASYVLLTLGGSASRIRAATTYVIVSLLSSVIFLSAIAAVYAATGTVNLAELAVRLDGLEPGTRMMLELMLLVAFAIKAAIFPLSAWLPDSYPTAPAPVTAVFAGLLTKVGIYAILRLETLLFPASQIQNLLLGAAALSLFVGILGAVAQTDLKRVLSFTLVSHMGYMLFGIGMSTQLGMGATIYYVAHHITVQSVLFLGAGLIETRGGTTNLIKLGGMAKLAPLIAVLFFVPAMNLAGIPPFSGFIGKVGLIEAGIEYDRASGWILIGISVITSLLTLYAIAKIWNRAFWQPPSEEIISRAVVIPRVMTGATAALIAFSLLLTVLAGPIMTYANEAASSVLERTPYVSAVLGDDRAADLVYRIDDAGEKVDAR; this is encoded by the coding sequence ATGAGCATCGAGCTCCTCCTCGCCCTGCCGGTGATGCTCCCGCTGGGCGGTGCCGCGGCCTCGCTGCTGCTGCGCCACCACGCCCGCATCCAGATGTGGCTGTCGATCCTCACCCTGGTCGCCATCCTCGTCGTCGCCCTGACGATGGGCTGGTACGTCACCCAGGAGAGCGTGCTGGTCCTGCAGATCGGCAACTGGACCCCGCAGCTGGGCATCGTGCTGGTCGCCGACCGACTGACCGCCCTGATGCTCGTCGTCTCCAGCTTCGTCACCCTCACGGTGCTGATCTACTCCAGCGCGCAGACGGTCGACGAACGAGTGGGACGCACCCCGGTGGCGATCTACCACCCCACCTACCTGGCGCTGGTGGCCGGGGTGTCGATGGCCTTCCTCGCCGGGGACCTGTTCAATCTCTACGTCGGATTCGAGGTGCTGCTGGCGGCGAGCTACGTGCTGCTCACCCTCGGCGGCTCCGCCAGCCGCATCCGCGCCGCCACCACCTACGTGATCGTCTCCCTGCTGAGCTCCGTGATCTTCCTGTCGGCGATCGCCGCCGTGTACGCCGCGACCGGCACCGTGAACCTGGCCGAGCTGGCCGTGCGCCTGGACGGCCTCGAGCCGGGAACCCGCATGATGCTCGAGCTGATGCTGCTGGTGGCGTTCGCGATCAAGGCCGCGATCTTCCCCCTCAGCGCCTGGCTGCCGGACTCCTACCCGACGGCGCCCGCTCCGGTGACCGCGGTGTTCGCGGGACTGCTGACCAAGGTGGGCATCTACGCGATCCTGCGCCTGGAGACGCTGCTGTTCCCGGCCTCGCAGATCCAGAACCTGCTGCTGGGCGCGGCGGCGCTGAGCCTGTTCGTGGGCATCCTCGGCGCGGTCGCGCAGACGGATCTCAAGCGTGTGCTGTCCTTCACGCTGGTCTCCCACATGGGATACATGCTGTTCGGCATCGGGATGAGCACGCAGCTGGGCATGGGTGCGACGATCTACTACGTCGCCCACCACATCACCGTGCAGTCCGTGCTGTTCCTCGGCGCCGGCCTCATCGAGACCCGCGGCGGGACCACGAACCTCATCAAGCTCGGCGGGATGGCGAAGCTGGCCCCGCTGATCGCGGTCCTCTTCTTCGTCCCGGCGATGAACCTCGCGGGCATCCCGCCGTTCTCCGGCTTCATCGGGAAGGTGGGGCTGATCGAAGCCGGCATCGAGTACGACCGCGCTTCGGGTTGGATCCTGATCGGGATCAGCGTGATCACCAGCCTGCTGACCCTCTACGCGATCGCGAAGATCTGGAACCGGGCCTTCTGGCAGCCCCCCAGCGAGGAGATCATCTCCCGCGCCGTGGTGATCCCTCGGGTGATGACCGGTGCCACGGCGGCGCTGATCGCGTTCTCCCTGCTGCTGACGGTGCTGGCCGGGCCGATCATGACCTACGCGAACGAGGCCGCCTCCTCGGTGCTCGAGCGCACGCCGTACGTCAGCGCGGTGCTCGGCGACGACCGCGCCGCGGATCTCGTCTACCGCATCGATGACGCCGGAGAGAAGGTGGACGCGCGATGA